From a region of the Nocardioides ginsengisegetis genome:
- a CDS encoding ferredoxin: protein MKVIVDFDVCESNAVCMQVAPDVFEVRDDDFLYVLVDEIGPDEESAVSEAARRCPRQAITLRT from the coding sequence GTGAAGGTGATCGTCGACTTCGACGTCTGCGAGAGCAACGCCGTCTGCATGCAGGTCGCACCCGACGTCTTCGAAGTCCGCGACGACGACTTCCTCTACGTGCTGGTCGACGAGATCGGACCCGACGAGGAATCTGCCGTCTCTGAGGCCGCCCGACGCTGCCCACGCCAGGCCATAACACTCCGAACCTGA
- a CDS encoding acyl-CoA dehydrogenase family protein, producing MDFRLGERSELFRKEVTEFLDEVLTPEVLERCHRTGVNHDPAFSQAVREKGWLALGWPVEHGGQGRDPIEVLAYSEETQRRNAPVYGISTTMMVASVINQVGTEAQKAEILPRAFRADVVIALGFTEPENGSDAAAAATRAVRDGAGWRITGSKMFTTNAHIADYVFMLARTDPDVPKHQGLTTFLLPLDQEGVEVNAVHTISGERTNVTFYNDVYVDDAWRIGEVNGGWRVMSVAFASEHSASFSGEQARLLDAFTAWARTTTREDGAAKTADSAVAERMGRTVTELEVSRLLARRGAWYKATGARELHSRGPMSKLFSTERLQTQADATLQLIGPDALRAWGDPTTLEGGTIEHMVRHAKGTTIYAGTSEIQRNIIAQHALGLPRG from the coding sequence ATGGACTTCCGACTGGGTGAGAGGAGCGAGCTCTTCCGCAAGGAGGTGACCGAGTTCCTCGACGAGGTGCTCACCCCCGAGGTCCTCGAGCGGTGCCACCGCACCGGCGTCAACCACGACCCCGCCTTCTCCCAGGCGGTCAGGGAGAAGGGCTGGCTGGCCCTGGGCTGGCCGGTCGAGCACGGCGGTCAGGGCAGGGACCCGATCGAGGTCCTCGCGTACAGCGAGGAGACCCAGCGTCGCAATGCTCCGGTCTACGGCATCAGCACCACGATGATGGTCGCCAGCGTGATCAACCAGGTGGGCACCGAGGCGCAGAAGGCCGAGATCCTGCCGCGCGCCTTCCGCGCCGACGTCGTGATCGCGCTCGGGTTCACCGAGCCGGAGAACGGATCGGACGCCGCGGCGGCCGCGACCAGGGCAGTGCGCGACGGCGCGGGTTGGCGGATCACCGGGTCGAAGATGTTCACCACCAACGCGCACATCGCCGACTACGTCTTCATGCTCGCGCGCACCGACCCGGACGTCCCCAAGCACCAGGGGTTGACCACGTTCCTGCTGCCGTTGGACCAGGAGGGTGTCGAGGTCAACGCCGTGCACACCATCTCCGGGGAGCGCACCAACGTCACCTTCTACAACGACGTGTACGTCGACGACGCCTGGCGGATCGGCGAGGTCAACGGGGGCTGGCGGGTGATGAGCGTGGCCTTCGCCTCCGAGCACTCCGCGTCCTTCAGCGGTGAGCAGGCCCGGTTGCTCGACGCGTTCACCGCGTGGGCACGGACGACCACCCGTGAGGACGGCGCGGCGAAGACCGCGGACAGCGCGGTCGCTGAGCGGATGGGCCGTACGGTCACCGAGCTCGAGGTCTCCAGGCTGCTTGCTCGTCGAGGGGCCTGGTACAAGGCGACCGGGGCGAGGGAGCTGCACTCCCGGGGTCCGATGTCGAAGCTGTTCAGCACTGAGCGGCTGCAGACCCAGGCCGACGCGACCCTGCAGCTCATCGGACCGGACGCGCTCCGCGCCTGGGGCGATCCGACCACGCTGGAGGGCGGCACCATCGAGCACATGGTGCGGCACGCCAAAGGCACCACCATCTACGCCGGCACCTCCGAGATCCAGCGGAACATCATCGCCCAGCACGCCCTGGGCCTGCCCCGCGGCTGA
- a CDS encoding SDR family oxidoreductase: MTENLTSRVAAVLGAGGIGAAVAARLAAPGTTVVVADFDLDRARAVANSLACDSVAMQVDITSRASIAEVARSAAAIGTVSAVVLAAGVSPVQASVEAILDVDLVGTALFLEVAGAVVTPGGAGVVVASMAGTMFASNLTAPQETALATSAPEDLAGLDLFTDLDSSQVAYGFAKRGNQLRVQAAAGAWAKRGARINSVSPGVVDTEMGRSEAAGPDAALIQSLVSESPLGRTASPAEIAEAVAFLLSDAASFVTGTDLLVDGGATTILR, encoded by the coding sequence ATGACCGAGAACCTGACCTCACGGGTCGCCGCCGTCTTAGGCGCAGGCGGTATCGGAGCTGCCGTCGCGGCACGACTGGCCGCACCAGGCACGACCGTCGTGGTCGCTGACTTCGACCTCGACCGAGCCAGGGCGGTCGCGAACTCTCTCGCCTGCGACTCGGTCGCCATGCAGGTCGACATCACCAGTCGAGCATCGATTGCCGAGGTCGCACGGTCCGCCGCCGCGATCGGAACCGTCAGCGCGGTGGTGCTCGCCGCCGGGGTGTCCCCGGTTCAGGCATCGGTCGAAGCCATCCTCGACGTTGACCTCGTGGGCACTGCCCTGTTCCTCGAAGTAGCGGGCGCCGTCGTCACTCCGGGCGGAGCCGGCGTCGTCGTCGCCAGCATGGCGGGAACGATGTTTGCGTCCAACCTGACCGCCCCGCAGGAGACCGCGCTCGCGACATCAGCGCCCGAAGACCTGGCTGGCCTTGACCTGTTCACGGACCTGGACAGCAGCCAGGTCGCCTACGGCTTCGCCAAGCGCGGCAATCAGCTTCGGGTCCAGGCCGCTGCCGGAGCCTGGGCAAAGCGCGGAGCACGCATCAACAGCGTCAGTCCAGGCGTCGTGGACACCGAGATGGGCCGGAGCGAGGCTGCCGGCCCCGACGCAGCCTTGATCCAAAGCCTTGTCAGCGAGAGCCCGCTGGGACGAACGGCGTCTCCCGCGGAGATCGCCGAGGCTGTCGCGTTCCTCCTCAGCGACGCTGCGTCCTTCGTCACCGGAACCGACCTGCTGGTCGATGGCGGCGCCACCACGATTCTTCGCTGA
- a CDS encoding cytochrome P450 — MSGTSALEFDPFSDTFFVDPYPTYKRMRDEAPVYYNADLDFYALTRYEDVSVGQRDFETYSSAYGIELAGVKSGRKNRFPMIIMMDPPEHRRMRSLVNRVFTPRAIMALEPMVRRIIGDHLAQCDPAQGFDAVADFAGPFPVEVISEMLGVPPDGRQQIRHWLDIFLHRNPGEQTMPPAGVEAMAEMGAYFFGLIGSKRANPADDMISDLIRAEIVREEDGGLTTLDDVEIAGFLTLLGGAGAETVTKQVGNAVVAFADHPEQWAELQADRTKIPAAVEEVLRYLAPSHYNVRRSQKEHTLHGVTIPEGAAVMMIVASANRDERVFSDADRFDINRAGDDAQNIGFGFGIHSCLGAALARLETRVALELLLDLLPTYDIDRTALERVAMTNVAGYARVPVLPQS; from the coding sequence GTGAGTGGGACGAGCGCGCTCGAGTTCGATCCGTTCTCGGACACCTTCTTCGTCGACCCCTACCCGACGTACAAGAGGATGCGAGACGAGGCGCCTGTCTACTACAACGCTGACCTCGACTTCTACGCGCTCACCCGGTACGAGGACGTCTCGGTCGGGCAGCGCGACTTCGAGACCTACTCCTCGGCGTACGGCATCGAGCTGGCTGGGGTGAAGTCGGGCCGGAAGAACCGCTTTCCGATGATCATCATGATGGACCCTCCGGAGCACCGCCGGATGCGGTCGCTGGTCAACCGCGTCTTCACCCCACGCGCGATCATGGCGCTGGAGCCGATGGTGCGTCGGATCATCGGGGACCACCTGGCGCAGTGCGATCCCGCGCAGGGGTTCGACGCGGTCGCCGACTTCGCGGGCCCGTTCCCGGTCGAGGTCATCAGCGAGATGCTGGGCGTCCCGCCGGACGGGCGACAGCAGATCCGGCACTGGCTGGACATCTTCCTGCACCGCAACCCGGGCGAGCAGACCATGCCTCCCGCGGGGGTTGAGGCGATGGCGGAGATGGGTGCCTACTTCTTCGGCCTGATCGGCAGCAAGCGCGCGAACCCGGCCGACGACATGATCTCGGACCTGATCCGGGCCGAGATTGTCCGCGAGGAGGACGGCGGGCTGACCACGCTCGACGACGTCGAGATCGCCGGGTTCCTGACCCTGCTAGGCGGCGCCGGTGCCGAAACGGTCACCAAGCAGGTGGGCAACGCCGTGGTCGCGTTCGCAGACCATCCCGAGCAGTGGGCAGAGCTGCAGGCAGATCGCACCAAGATTCCCGCCGCCGTCGAGGAGGTCCTGCGCTATCTGGCGCCCTCGCACTACAACGTGCGGCGCTCCCAGAAGGAGCACACGCTGCACGGCGTCACGATCCCGGAGGGCGCCGCTGTGATGATGATTGTCGCCTCGGCGAACCGCGACGAGCGGGTGTTCTCCGATGCCGACCGCTTCGACATCAACCGCGCCGGTGACGACGCCCAGAACATCGGCTTCGGCTTCGGTATCCACAGCTGCCTGGGTGCCGCGCTCGCTCGGCTGGAGACCCGGGTCGCCCTGGAACTGCTGCTGGACCTCCTGCCGACCTATGACATCGACCGGACGGCGCTCGAGCGGGTGGCGATGACGAACGTCGCCGGCTACGCCAGGGTTCCGGTCCTTCCGCAGAGCTGA
- a CDS encoding dihydrodipicolinate reductase has protein sequence MTIRVVQWATGPVGRHAVAALVDHPDLELVGAFVYDEAKVGRDLGEICGLDPIGVIATRDREAILALDADCVLYLAQGEADPLGALADICPLLASGKNVISTAVTPLIYPAAMGEEIVQQLEDACATGGTSFHATGIEPGWASEVLPLAMSGLLRSVDSLTVQEIIDYSTYNNAFMLFDVMGFGHAPDSTDYFAHDPSMLGSVFKAPIMLVAEALGATIEDWVFDREVWLAPDAFDIDAGRLEAGTTAALRFGASAIIDGRRALTVEHITRLRPDAAPEWPDQRGWRVTVEGVPSMRVEAKVAINGENENDQACLGTAMHAVHAIAPVCAAAPGIRTFLDLPNVLGRHVLTRLNTSAVRGVRP, from the coding sequence ATGACCATCCGCGTAGTGCAGTGGGCGACCGGACCGGTCGGCCGGCATGCCGTCGCCGCCCTCGTCGATCACCCGGACCTGGAGCTGGTCGGCGCCTTTGTCTACGACGAGGCCAAGGTCGGCCGCGACCTTGGGGAGATCTGCGGCCTCGATCCCATCGGGGTGATCGCGACCAGGGATCGGGAAGCGATCCTCGCGCTCGACGCGGACTGTGTGCTCTACCTGGCGCAGGGCGAGGCCGACCCGCTCGGCGCACTCGCCGACATCTGTCCGTTGCTCGCGTCGGGCAAGAACGTCATCTCCACCGCTGTTACGCCGCTGATCTACCCGGCCGCGATGGGCGAGGAGATCGTCCAGCAGCTCGAGGACGCGTGTGCGACCGGCGGGACCAGCTTCCACGCCACCGGCATCGAGCCAGGGTGGGCCTCCGAGGTGCTGCCGTTGGCGATGTCCGGACTGCTGCGCTCGGTGGACTCGCTGACGGTGCAGGAGATCATCGACTACTCGACGTACAACAACGCCTTCATGCTCTTCGACGTGATGGGGTTCGGGCATGCGCCGGACTCGACTGACTACTTCGCGCACGACCCGTCCATGCTGGGGTCGGTCTTCAAGGCGCCGATCATGCTGGTCGCCGAAGCACTAGGCGCGACGATCGAGGACTGGGTCTTCGACCGAGAGGTCTGGCTGGCGCCGGACGCCTTCGATATCGACGCAGGCCGACTCGAGGCCGGCACCACGGCGGCGCTGCGCTTCGGCGCCTCCGCGATCATCGATGGTCGTCGGGCGCTCACCGTCGAGCACATCACCCGGCTCCGCCCCGATGCTGCACCGGAGTGGCCCGACCAACGGGGCTGGCGGGTGACGGTCGAAGGGGTGCCTTCGATGCGGGTGGAGGCGAAGGTTGCGATCAACGGCGAGAACGAGAACGACCAGGCCTGCCTCGGCACCGCCATGCACGCCGTCCACGCGATCGCGCCGGTGTGCGCCGCCGCCCCTGGGATCCGCACGTTCCTCGACCTGCCGAACGTGCTCGGACGGCACGTCCTCACCCGGTTGAACACGTCCGCCGTCCGGGGAGTCCGACCGTGA
- a CDS encoding acyl-CoA dehydrogenase family protein: MDLRPTTEQQEIVSVFADVYRDHCSPTAVQAAEAGPVPGHDAGLWRRIVELGAVEMALPDDDGEAVASLLDLALVAEQHGRFVAPTPVIEVQVATRLLVRAGAYEADRTATIAVRAARRGRAARRGRAELVPGGTVVDDAVVLVGDRLLVVPLEGRRTAVSNLGSMPLADVDLTGDERELVTGPEAVALFEHAVDEWRALTAAALAGLSQRVLEIGVEYVKERKAFGQPVGQFQSVQHRLADRATESDGAELLAREAAWSAEFEPNRFRSLAAMALAFAAETAIATSHDALHFHGGYGFMLEYPAQLYYRRARSWAAVLESPADGYRRVAGEHLRATEEGAA, encoded by the coding sequence GTGGACCTGCGACCCACCACCGAGCAGCAGGAGATCGTGAGCGTCTTCGCCGACGTGTACCGCGATCACTGCTCACCGACCGCCGTGCAGGCCGCCGAGGCCGGCCCGGTCCCCGGTCATGACGCCGGGCTCTGGCGCCGGATCGTCGAGCTCGGTGCCGTCGAGATGGCCCTCCCGGACGACGACGGCGAGGCCGTCGCTTCGCTTCTTGACCTGGCCCTGGTTGCCGAGCAGCACGGGCGATTCGTCGCGCCGACCCCGGTGATCGAGGTCCAGGTCGCCACCCGACTGCTGGTTCGAGCCGGTGCCTACGAAGCCGACCGGACCGCGACCATCGCGGTCCGAGCAGCGCGTCGTGGCCGGGCAGCGCGTCGTGGCCGGGCAGAGCTGGTCCCCGGCGGAACTGTGGTCGACGACGCGGTGGTCCTGGTGGGTGACCGGCTGCTGGTCGTCCCGCTCGAGGGTCGCCGGACTGCGGTCTCGAACCTGGGCTCGATGCCCCTGGCCGATGTCGACCTGACCGGCGACGAGCGCGAGCTCGTCACCGGCCCGGAGGCCGTCGCGCTGTTCGAGCACGCGGTCGACGAGTGGCGGGCACTGACCGCCGCCGCCCTGGCCGGGCTCTCCCAGCGGGTGCTGGAGATCGGCGTCGAGTACGTCAAGGAGCGCAAGGCATTCGGTCAGCCCGTCGGCCAGTTCCAGTCTGTCCAGCACCGGCTCGCGGACCGGGCGACCGAGAGCGACGGCGCCGAGCTGCTGGCCCGCGAGGCCGCCTGGTCGGCGGAGTTCGAGCCGAACCGGTTCCGCTCGCTCGCCGCAATGGCCCTGGCCTTCGCCGCCGAGACCGCGATCGCGACCAGCCACGACGCGCTGCACTTCCACGGTGGCTACGGGTTCATGCTCGAGTACCCCGCGCAGCTCTACTACCGCCGGGCCCGTTCCTGGGCTGCCGTGCTGGAGAGCCCGGCCGACGGCTACCGCCGGGTCGCCGGCGAGCACCTGCGGGCTACCGAGGAAGGAGCGGCCTGA
- a CDS encoding enoyl-CoA hydratase translates to MSDDLVLYDVSDRIATITLNRPDVANAQNFALLDELDAAWTRAAEDDDVKVIVLRGNGKHFSSGHDIAAAEARKDGQERATLPSGLTTSVERIYKVESQRYIGYSLKWRNIPKPSIAAVQGVCIAGGLLLAWPCDLIIASEDAKFSDPVITMGIGGVEYHGHTWELGARLAKEILFTARSISAAEAKSVGMVNRVVPRQDLDSTTRDLALTIAMQDAFALRMAKRAVNHTLDVQGFTTAVQAVFDQHSLAHGNALSVGGWPVMVDLEKMKAAQAAREGRKG, encoded by the coding sequence ATGAGTGACGACCTCGTCCTGTACGACGTCAGCGACCGCATCGCGACGATCACGTTGAACCGGCCCGACGTCGCGAACGCGCAGAACTTTGCGCTCCTCGACGAGCTCGACGCTGCCTGGACCCGCGCGGCCGAAGACGACGACGTCAAGGTGATCGTGCTCCGTGGCAACGGCAAGCACTTCTCGTCCGGTCACGACATCGCCGCGGCCGAGGCCCGCAAGGACGGACAGGAGCGGGCGACGCTGCCCTCCGGCCTGACCACCTCGGTCGAACGGATCTACAAGGTCGAGTCGCAGCGTTACATCGGCTACTCGCTGAAGTGGCGCAACATCCCGAAGCCGTCGATCGCGGCGGTGCAGGGTGTGTGCATCGCCGGCGGGCTGCTGCTCGCTTGGCCCTGCGACCTGATCATCGCCTCCGAGGACGCGAAGTTCTCCGACCCGGTGATCACCATGGGCATCGGCGGTGTCGAGTACCACGGTCACACCTGGGAGCTGGGCGCGCGCCTGGCCAAGGAGATCCTGTTCACCGCACGCTCGATCTCCGCCGCCGAGGCGAAGTCTGTCGGAATGGTCAACCGGGTCGTCCCGCGTCAGGACCTCGACTCGACAACGCGCGACCTGGCGCTGACGATCGCTATGCAGGACGCGTTCGCCCTGAGGATGGCCAAGCGTGCGGTCAACCACACCCTGGACGTCCAGGGGTTCACCACGGCCGTCCAGGCTGTCTTCGACCAGCACTCGCTGGCCCACGGCAACGCCCTCAGCGTTGGTGGTTGGCCGGTCATGGTGGACCTGGAGAAGATGAAGGCTGCTCAAGCTGCTCGCGAGGGAAGGAAGGGCTAG
- a CDS encoding DoxX family protein translates to MDVVLLLFRGALGIVMFLHGYNHLWGPGGLEGTARWFGGLGFRPAKLHAFLSGVVELAIAVGLVFGFLFPLSCAALIGVMVAAGWTDHRPNGFFMFRNGYEYVLVFGLTAVALAAIGPGSLSFDSAIGLVDYGDPADPGLLGLPGALIAGTVGVASGALLLVFGWREVPKTDPVDATMEAS, encoded by the coding sequence ATGGACGTCGTCCTGTTGCTGTTCCGCGGGGCCCTCGGCATTGTGATGTTCCTGCACGGGTACAACCATCTGTGGGGACCTGGGGGCCTGGAGGGCACCGCGCGCTGGTTCGGTGGGCTCGGCTTCCGTCCGGCCAAGCTGCACGCCTTCCTCAGCGGGGTCGTCGAGCTGGCCATCGCCGTCGGCCTGGTCTTCGGCTTCCTGTTTCCTCTGTCCTGCGCCGCGCTGATCGGGGTGATGGTGGCAGCCGGGTGGACCGATCACCGCCCGAACGGGTTCTTCATGTTCCGCAACGGCTACGAGTACGTGCTCGTCTTCGGCCTCACCGCGGTGGCGCTCGCGGCGATCGGGCCCGGCAGCCTATCGTTCGACAGTGCGATCGGGCTCGTCGACTACGGCGACCCGGCCGACCCGGGTCTGCTCGGGCTCCCCGGTGCCCTGATTGCCGGGACCGTCGGTGTCGCGAGCGGGGCACTGCTCCTGGTCTTCGGCTGGCGTGAGGTGCCGAAGACCGATCCGGTCGACGCAACCATGGAGGCATCATGA